The Gemmatimonadota bacterium genome has a window encoding:
- the thiD gene encoding bifunctional hydroxymethylpyrimidine kinase/phosphomethylpyrimidine kinase encodes MIPVALTIAGSDSGGGAGIQADLKTFSAHGVYGMSAVTSVTAQNTLGVQAVHNLPPEAVAAQIDSVLSDIGARAVKTGMLANAEIIAAVADALRAYADIPLVVDPVMLAKSGDALLEPEAVSTLIERLVPLAVVVTPNLDEAKALTGIEASDVDGMKAIARKLHEMGPRHVVVKGGHLEGPAVDVLFDGAEFRTFEAERIDTRSTHGTGCTFASAIAAGLAQGAGVAEAVESAKGYLTGALRHAEPLGGGHGPVHHFHELYRDADRLSVLDQLSAAARRLENAHAGDLVPEVQCNLGMGLAGAQSADDVAAFPGRLIRVRRDIRSVAPPEFGASSHVARIILTAMRKDPSKRSVMNIRYDESILGACRGLGLSVASFDRHQEPLESKRREGSSLEWGTARVIEEQGFVPDIVFDLGDEGKEPMIRVIAETPERVGDIALAVLEKSRGK; translated from the coding sequence TTCTCGGCCCACGGCGTGTACGGCATGTCGGCCGTAACGTCCGTGACCGCCCAGAACACCCTCGGCGTGCAGGCCGTCCACAACCTGCCGCCCGAGGCGGTGGCGGCGCAGATCGATTCCGTCCTTTCGGATATCGGCGCCCGGGCCGTCAAGACCGGCATGCTGGCCAACGCGGAGATCATCGCCGCCGTGGCCGACGCGCTGCGGGCGTATGCCGACATACCCCTGGTGGTGGACCCGGTGATGCTCGCCAAGAGCGGCGACGCGCTGCTGGAACCGGAGGCGGTCTCCACGCTGATCGAGCGGCTTGTCCCCCTCGCCGTCGTCGTCACGCCGAACCTGGACGAGGCCAAGGCGCTGACGGGCATCGAGGCGTCGGACGTGGACGGGATGAAGGCGATCGCCCGGAAGCTCCACGAGATGGGGCCGCGCCACGTGGTCGTCAAGGGCGGCCACCTCGAGGGGCCGGCGGTCGACGTGTTGTTCGACGGCGCGGAGTTCCGGACCTTTGAGGCCGAACGTATCGACACCCGGAGCACCCACGGTACGGGGTGCACCTTCGCGTCCGCCATTGCCGCCGGACTGGCTCAAGGGGCCGGGGTGGCCGAAGCCGTGGAGTCCGCGAAGGGCTACCTCACCGGGGCCCTGCGCCACGCCGAACCCCTGGGCGGGGGGCACGGGCCGGTCCATCACTTCCACGAACTCTACCGCGACGCCGACCGCCTCTCGGTCCTGGACCAGTTGTCGGCCGCGGCGCGGCGTTTGGAAAACGCCCACGCGGGGGACCTCGTCCCCGAAGTGCAGTGCAACCTGGGCATGGGACTGGCCGGCGCACAGTCGGCGGACGACGTGGCCGCCTTCCCCGGCCGGCTCATCCGCGTGCGCCGCGATATCCGCTCCGTGGCGCCGCCCGAGTTCGGCGCTTCCTCCCACGTGGCCCGGATCATCCTCACCGCCATGCGTAAGGACCCGTCCAAACGATCCGTGATGAACATCCGGTACGACGAATCGATCCTCGGCGCCTGCCGGGGGCTGGGACTCTCGGTCGCCTCCTTCGACCGGCACCAGGAGCCGCTCGAATCCAAAAGGCGGGAAGGTTCGTCGCTCGAGTGGGGAACGGCCCGGGTCATCGAGGAGCAGGGCTTCGTGCCGGATATCGTCTTTGACCTGGGGGACGAGGGGAAGGAACCCATGATCCGGGTCATCGCCGAGACCCCGGAGCGGGTCGGGGATATCGCGCTGGCCGTGCTGGAAAAGTCCAGGGGGAAGTAG